A portion of the Sulfurospirillum diekertiae genome contains these proteins:
- a CDS encoding DUF362 domain-containing protein: MAVKITELCINCDSCIDECPATAIVSASDSPVNGDNTYVKPEKCIECSDGTMPKCADACPTEGAIVWDMPYTAEYNAYYVAGHESGIYNIREHKKNGIMFPAVSPKPYREAISIANRQAHTPVAE; this comes from the coding sequence ATGGCAGTAAAAATTACAGAACTTTGCATCAATTGTGACAGTTGTATTGACGAGTGTCCAGCAACCGCTATTGTCAGTGCAAGCGACTCACCGGTCAATGGTGACAACACGTATGTTAAACCAGAAAAATGTATTGAGTGTTCTGATGGCACTATGCCAAAATGTGCAGATGCCTGTCCAACAGAAGGTGCAATTGTATGGGATATGCCCTACACTGCTGAATACAATGCGTACTATGTTGCAGGTCATGAGAGTGGCATCTACAACATTCGTGAGCATAAGAAAAATGGCATCATGTTCCCAGCAGTTTCTCCTAAACCTTACCGTGAAGCGATCTCTATCGCTAATCGCCAAGCACATACTCCTGTAGCGGAGTAA
- a CDS encoding EAL domain-containing protein — protein sequence MEASAMEDLRSRCKNLKILYVEDDEVTRKYTHSILSEFFDCIDVSSDGKNAYDMFFDAEIAIPQLGISQEPQIQKYDLLITDLKIPRLDGISLITKIRKFCKETAIIVTSAHNDVEFLIETIRLGVDGYILKPIELDQFFDSLSSTVEKILLKAQYRAYTNDLKNTIVLQKSALEEQLHTDALTKLPNKYTLDRLLEQIQPSEVPTLFLINIDNFTNYNKLYGIEAGNQILKEFSHHFKEVATSLCYDVFRISSNEFAMLRLSTQLDPEKIYEDIAQTLGILNGIEIKVEGLIEKILVHISMGVTFDQENLFKKAFTALDFAKQTNKAFVVYTSNLDETESLANDFYWQDVIADTLNKDNIVPFFQPICDKEREIIKYEALIRIKTKDKFDQDQYVSPYYFLDILRRTKQYDSLSYRMIEKVFAMMVLYPDMTFSINLSFRDMLNKEIRDFMRSKILEFKNESRAVHLVFEVVESEKVTDYTTIINFLKYIKYDDAPIAIDDFGTGYSNFSHLLELNPVYLKIDGSLVQNLDKDVKSFKLVKGIVSFANALHVKTIAEYVHKKEIFDLLVGIGVDEFQGYFIGEPCLELQCSH from the coding sequence ATGGAAGCATCAGCAATGGAGGACCTAAGATCTCGTTGTAAAAATTTGAAGATTTTATATGTTGAAGACGATGAAGTTACTAGAAAATACACTCATTCTATTTTAAGTGAATTTTTTGATTGCATTGATGTTTCGAGTGATGGGAAAAATGCTTATGATATGTTCTTTGATGCTGAAATTGCCATACCTCAATTGGGTATTTCACAAGAACCTCAAATACAAAAATACGACCTTTTAATTACAGATCTAAAAATACCTAGATTAGATGGTATTTCTTTAATTACTAAAATTCGTAAATTTTGTAAAGAGACGGCTATCATTGTTACATCAGCCCATAATGATGTGGAATTTTTGATTGAAACAATTCGTTTGGGTGTCGATGGTTATATTTTAAAACCTATTGAACTCGATCAGTTTTTTGATTCCTTAAGCTCTACTGTGGAAAAAATTCTTCTCAAAGCACAATATCGTGCTTATACGAATGATTTAAAGAACACAATAGTATTGCAGAAAAGTGCACTTGAAGAACAGCTGCATACAGATGCACTCACAAAGCTTCCTAATAAATATACTTTGGATCGTCTTTTAGAACAGATACAGCCCTCAGAAGTTCCCACATTATTTTTAATCAATATTGATAATTTTACAAATTACAATAAGCTCTATGGCATTGAAGCAGGCAATCAAATTTTAAAAGAGTTTTCCCACCATTTTAAAGAGGTTGCAACATCCCTTTGTTACGATGTTTTTCGTATCTCTTCTAACGAATTTGCAATGCTTCGTTTGAGCACACAGCTTGATCCTGAAAAAATCTATGAAGATATTGCCCAAACACTGGGTATTTTAAATGGTATCGAGATAAAAGTCGAAGGACTTATTGAAAAAATATTGGTTCATATCTCCATGGGTGTAACGTTCGATCAAGAAAATCTTTTTAAAAAAGCGTTTACGGCTCTTGATTTTGCCAAACAAACTAATAAAGCTTTTGTTGTTTATACCAGCAATTTAGATGAGACGGAATCGTTAGCCAATGATTTTTATTGGCAAGATGTCATTGCTGATACGCTTAATAAAGACAATATTGTTCCTTTCTTTCAGCCTATTTGCGACAAAGAGAGGGAGATTATAAAATATGAGGCGCTGATTCGTATCAAAACAAAGGATAAATTTGATCAAGATCAGTATGTTTCACCCTATTATTTTTTAGACATTTTACGTCGAACGAAACAATATGATAGTCTTAGTTACAGAATGATCGAAAAAGTATTTGCGATGATGGTGTTATATCCCGATATGACATTTTCGATTAACCTTAGTTTCCGAGACATGCTTAACAAAGAAATACGTGACTTTATGCGATCTAAAATTCTTGAGTTTAAAAACGAAAGCAGAGCGGTTCATCTCGTTTTTGAAGTGGTTGAAAGTGAAAAGGTAACGGACTATACGACCATTATAAATTTTTTAAAATACATCAAGTACGATGATGCACCGATTGCTATTGATGACTTTGGTACAGGTTATTCCAATTTTTCACATTTATTGGAATTAAATCCAGTCTATCTCAAAATTGACGGTAGTTTGGTCCAAAATCTCGATAAAGACGTGAAGTCATTTAAGCTTGTCAAGGGCATTGTTTCGTTTGCAAATGCTTTACATGTAAAGACGATTGCTGAATACGTGCATAAAAAAGAGATCTTTGATCTTTTGGTGGGAATAGGCGTAGATGAGTTTCAAGGGTATTTTATTGGCGAGCCATGTTTGGAGCTACAATGTTCTCACTAA
- a CDS encoding response regulator translates to MKLNDLKEVRPLIVEDEHNVLDSLFSVFNTVFDEFYTARNGEEGLYRFYKDAPDIIITDLQMPFMSGFRMLNRIRIENPTIPIIITSAHSSQDQREQAEKLGVNGYLVKPYDMDMLFAKINECCCNTALGKIDLDQFTV, encoded by the coding sequence ATGAAGTTGAATGATCTTAAAGAGGTTCGTCCTTTGATCGTTGAAGATGAACACAATGTTTTAGACTCTTTATTCTCCGTTTTTAATACGGTGTTTGATGAGTTTTATACGGCTCGAAATGGTGAAGAGGGATTGTATCGATTTTATAAAGATGCTCCAGATATTATTATTACTGACCTACAAATGCCTTTTATGAGTGGATTTCGTATGCTCAATCGCATTCGCATTGAAAATCCAACGATTCCAATCATTATTACATCAGCGCATAGTAGTCAAGATCAGCGTGAACAAGCTGAAAAGTTAGGTGTGAACGGTTATTTGGTAAAGCCTTATGATATGGATATGTTATTTGCTAAAATTAATGAATGTTGTTGTAACACAGCCTTAGGCAAGATCGATCTCGACCAATTTACCGTTTAA
- a CDS encoding PAS domain-containing sensor histidine kinase: protein MFSLTPFTILLFLALALFVGFMWSYLRLKQHQKFKQLIDFAIEGLVVSHKGRIVEINEQALKLFGGESKEEMLGKSMVDFVAATSKKLIREKSMKNTGIYECMLLRKDGSSFPALVKGSIVRSVGKTMRISAVIDLSELKETQYALQTLNRTLENQVQEQIEKNRQQEMMLFQQSRHAQMGEMISMIAHQWRQPLNVLSLLAQNIAFKYKLQKLDDTIMDEFKEDSMRQILQMSKTIDDFRDFFKPDKSQKVFDVKQQLAHTVEMVKPIVSAHGIELSFVAEEGLHVKSFPNEFGQSIINIFNNAKDVLLESCGDHAKQIIVEAKREEHDTIIVSIEDNGGGIDTLVMPYIFEPYFSTKGSQNGTGLGLYMTKIIVEEHMNGRIRVANTASGARFEIILQGLVS from the coding sequence ATGTTCTCACTAACACCATTCACGATCCTTTTATTTTTAGCTTTAGCCCTTTTTGTTGGATTTATGTGGAGTTATTTACGTTTAAAGCAGCATCAAAAATTTAAGCAGTTGATTGATTTTGCGATTGAAGGATTGGTGGTTTCTCATAAGGGACGTATTGTCGAGATTAATGAGCAAGCTTTAAAGCTATTTGGAGGCGAGAGCAAAGAGGAGATGCTTGGTAAGTCGATGGTCGATTTTGTAGCTGCTACATCCAAAAAGCTGATACGCGAAAAATCTATGAAAAATACGGGTATCTATGAATGTATGCTTTTACGCAAAGATGGAAGCTCTTTTCCCGCATTAGTGAAAGGCTCCATCGTTCGTAGTGTTGGAAAAACCATGCGAATTTCTGCTGTTATCGATCTCAGTGAGCTTAAAGAAACACAGTATGCACTCCAAACGCTCAATAGAACTTTAGAAAATCAAGTGCAAGAACAAATTGAAAAAAATCGTCAGCAAGAGATGATGCTTTTCCAGCAATCTCGTCATGCGCAAATGGGTGAAATGATTAGTATGATTGCCCATCAATGGCGACAACCTCTCAATGTCCTCTCTCTGCTAGCCCAAAACATTGCTTTCAAATATAAACTTCAAAAACTTGATGATACCATCATGGATGAGTTTAAAGAGGACTCTATGCGTCAGATTTTGCAGATGTCAAAAACCATTGATGATTTTAGAGATTTTTTTAAACCCGATAAATCTCAGAAAGTTTTTGATGTCAAACAACAACTCGCACATACCGTTGAAATGGTAAAACCTATTGTTTCAGCACACGGAATAGAGCTCTCTTTTGTTGCCGAAGAAGGTTTACATGTAAAGAGTTTTCCCAATGAGTTTGGGCAGTCGATCATCAACATCTTTAACAATGCCAAAGACGTTCTTTTAGAGAGTTGCGGTGATCATGCAAAGCAGATTATTGTTGAGGCAAAACGGGAGGAACATGACACGATTATTGTTTCAATAGAAGACAATGGTGGCGGTATTGATACGCTTGTTATGCCTTATATTTTTGAACCTTATTTTTCTACAAAAGGTTCACAAAATGGGACTGGACTTGGACTTTATATGACTAAAATTATTGTTGAAGAGCATATGAATGGACGTATTCGTGTGGCAAATACTGCGTCAGGGGCACGATTTGAAATTATATTGCAGGGATTGGTATCATGA
- a CDS encoding FprA family A-type flavoprotein, translating to MPHHPITIANDIYFIGVFDPDIRTFDIVMRTANGSSYNAYLMKTTEGVIIVDTVKKEFQDDFFHHVEALCSYDEIKYVIIHHIEPDHSGALPELIQRAPNAKVLISPQATTMLKALTNSEEINFETIWTNKQLVLGGKTITFLTTPYLHWPETMSSYVHEDKLLFSGDVFGSHYYDKRLFNNKVGDFSYAFQYYYDHIMRPFQSYVRSALKLYERFEIELIAPLHGPILRENPYQYIDAYKQWSHKVENNKGSGKKILSIFYLTSYKNTQEMAQSIFDGCESVEGVVANMYDLASIEAQNMIAILEESDGFLIGTPTINADAPKPVWDLLSCLMFLEKQGKCAGAFGSYGWSGEAVDHILARLKSLKLRVPPLTPLKIKLIPSQSELEECYQFGVEFAEILNGKLVEIDLA from the coding sequence ATGCCGCATCACCCCATAACCATAGCTAATGATATCTATTTTATAGGTGTATTTGACCCCGATATTCGAACGTTTGACATCGTAATGCGAACCGCTAATGGTTCGAGTTATAACGCCTATCTTATGAAAACAACTGAGGGTGTCATCATTGTTGACACGGTTAAAAAAGAGTTTCAAGATGATTTTTTTCATCATGTCGAGGCACTTTGTTCCTACGATGAAATCAAATATGTCATTATCCATCATATAGAACCTGATCATTCAGGAGCTTTGCCTGAATTGATTCAAAGAGCACCCAACGCTAAAGTGCTTATCTCTCCCCAAGCTACTACGATGCTTAAAGCACTTACCAACAGCGAAGAGATCAATTTTGAAACAATTTGGACCAATAAGCAGCTTGTTTTAGGTGGGAAAACGATCACGTTTCTCACAACACCGTACCTGCATTGGCCAGAGACTATGAGCAGTTATGTGCATGAAGACAAGCTACTTTTTAGTGGTGATGTTTTTGGTTCACACTATTATGATAAACGCCTTTTCAACAATAAGGTAGGTGACTTTTCATATGCATTTCAATACTACTATGACCATATTATGCGCCCATTTCAAAGCTATGTCAGAAGTGCGCTAAAACTCTATGAACGTTTTGAAATTGAGCTGATTGCTCCGCTTCATGGTCCCATATTACGAGAAAATCCATATCAATATATTGATGCATATAAACAATGGAGCCATAAAGTTGAAAATAATAAAGGTAGTGGTAAAAAAATACTCTCTATTTTTTACCTTACTAGTTATAAAAATACACAAGAGATGGCACAATCGATTTTTGATGGATGCGAAAGTGTCGAAGGCGTTGTGGCCAATATGTATGATCTTGCGTCTATTGAAGCACAAAACATGATAGCGATTTTGGAAGAGAGTGATGGTTTTTTAATTGGCACACCTACCATCAATGCCGATGCGCCTAAACCTGTGTGGGATCTGCTTTCCTGTTTAATGTTTTTAGAAAAACAAGGAAAATGTGCAGGAGCGTTTGGATCGTATGGATGGAGTGGCGAAGCGGTTGATCATATCCTAGCGCGTCTTAAGTCTCTCAAACTACGGGTGCCGCCTCTCACGCCACTTAAGATAAAACTGATTCCAAGTCAATCCGAACTTGAAGAATGTTACCAATTTGGAGTGGAATTCGCTGAGATTTTAAACGGTAAATTGGTCGAGATCGATCTTGCCTAA
- a CDS encoding NifB/NifX family molybdenum-iron cluster-binding protein, translating into MKIAFASTDNIHVNDHFGWCKCFYLYELQKESFVFLKALESPNELTEEGDKLAYKIECLEDANILCASHIGPRASLMVKGSGIFVLKSEKENERIDTLLNTLLTLKNSNPPLWMQRFLHAASPHNHS; encoded by the coding sequence ATGAAAATAGCATTTGCATCCACAGACAATATTCATGTTAATGACCACTTTGGTTGGTGCAAATGCTTTTATCTCTATGAGCTGCAAAAAGAATCGTTTGTTTTTCTCAAAGCACTAGAATCACCCAATGAACTCACTGAAGAAGGCGATAAACTGGCTTATAAAATCGAATGTTTAGAAGATGCCAATATCTTGTGTGCTTCCCACATTGGACCTCGCGCTTCATTGATGGTCAAAGGCTCTGGTATTTTTGTACTGAAGTCTGAAAAAGAGAATGAACGCATTGATACCCTTTTAAACACACTACTGACATTAAAAAATAGCAATCCGCCTCTTTGGATGCAAAGGTTTCTCCATGCCGCATCACCCCATAACCATAGCTAA